A window of Agelaius phoeniceus isolate bAgePho1 chromosome 25, bAgePho1.hap1, whole genome shotgun sequence genomic DNA:
TGTCAGGAGGTAGAATgagatgggctttgaggtctcTGCCACCCCAAAGCAGTCTGGGATTCTTTGACAGAGGTATTTAGGATTTTCCACAGGAAGCATTCACACAACAGTCTGTGACTCAGTGAGATATTAAAGCAGTTTAGAAGAGAATCACCACCACCCTTTTTGGAAATCATGTATCTGTACCTGCCAGGTCTTCATCTTCTCATTTACGTGGGGTTCCCCACACAGACCACAGCCTGCCAGAACCACCCTCTTTTGCCTAATTTGCTGCCTGCCATTCCCTCAAACGATTGTGTCTCACCCCTGAGTAAAACCCTTCTGCCACTATGTGTGTGGCAGaagccagggacagcaggaataTCCCCGCTCTCAGCCATGCTACCTCCCATCTCCCAGCAGGAGATAATCTCATGTCatcagcacctgcagctcctccttggCTTTCcacagccacaggagctggcagggcagtgcagatTCACTCTAGGATAAGATGACTGCCAGGGGCACATCAGCAAAGCAAATCCTTGTGACACATCCTCTGCCGGCTCCTTACCATTTGGGAATTGTGTGGAGGCAAATCTAGTCAGCAGAATTCCAGCTCCTTCGATCAGGGCCAGGAGAATTCCTCCCATTGCAGCAGATCCAACCATGGCAACAGGGCCGTCTGGAAATGAAAAGCACAAACCAACACTTAATTTCTTTGCTGCATGTTAGAATCCAttgaatcccaggatggtttgggctggaagggaccctgaagatcatTTTGTTCCACCccctccatgggcagggacaccttccactattccaggttgcttcaagccccatccaacccagccttggacacttctagggatgggacagccacagctgccctggATAACCTGTgtcagggcctcaccaccctcttCATGCCTTAAACTCTCCTAAAACAGACTCAGAGCAGTAATTTTGCGTCCATTAAGCTGCATTAAAGGATAATTACTGGGCAACTCCCCCCGTCCTTCCTTCAAGGAACACTGGGAACATTTGGGAGCCTGATTATTACTTTCCTAAGCACAGGAAAAAAgtttcagattatttttcagcatctgAGACAGCAAATGCCAATTAGGGTGTCACAGACTGTTGCTTTGCTATACAATGAGAACTGAACGTTTAGAGAATAGGAGATTTTCAGTTGATATCCCCAGTTTCTTACTTCTTGCAGCTAAAATGGCTCCAGTCAGGGCTCCACTTGTGATGGAATTCCAGGGATCTTCCTTCCCTCTCATTCTGACCATACTGCAGTCAATCATGGAAAAGAGACCTCCCCAGACAGCAAAGCTCCCTGTTGCAAATCAAACCAAAGCCACTTTGGAGAGAGCAAAGAAGCCAGTTATGCTGCACAACAGATGCTGTGGTGTTACTGTGCTCCCTTTCAGACATGAAGTAAATTCATACTCATAAAGAGCCAAATACAGGTTAAAATCAATACAGGGAAATTTCCAACTTGACATATCATCATTGGCCTCTCGCCCCATTTTACATATGATCTCACTAATCTATAATTAACTACAGAAAATTTATCAAACTGTGATTATAAAGGAACTTTCATCCTAACAAAGTCAGATTAGCTAAGGGAACTTCCAGATTTATCCCCTTTTAACATACTTCCTTACAGACAATGATGGAGTGTCATGTCACACCTCACCCAACCCTGCTCCTGTGGCCTCAGGAGCTTGGCATTCTACAGCACATGCATGGATATCCCCAAGGTCTATTTTTCATCCAAGCTGGATCACTTCTTGTAATGAGTTAGTTTTATCTTAACCCCTTCCACACCATGAAGAGgctccagggagctctgctgtttAAGATACGACCAGTTATTACAGCTGTCTTATCATTCCAGGAACATGGACTGTTTCCTCCCCATCCAAACCACTTTTGGATATATCAGAACTGTATTTACCCATTGCTTGGGCCAACAAACCTGCTGAGACTCAGCGCAGGTGTCAGTGTAGCTGCACCATGTTACATCCCCAAACTCTGTTATCTAACAACAGTCAATTCTGtgcaacaaaaccccaaaattcattaCCTCCCAGTTGTGGAGCTCTGGTTTTAATAGCCGTCAAACTGCCCCGCAGCCGGTGGTTTACACCCTAAAATAAGATAATTCAGTcaaaagaaaacagtaaaatCTTACAGCCAAGCTGAGTCTATATTGCAAAACCCTGCCACAGACCCAACACATttctgagtgccctcagcagctgTAAGGAGCTGAGACAAAGTGTACTTTACACTATTTCACTATTTATCATTCCCATACAATATTCCTGTCAGGTACAGATGGGAATTACAGTCACCAGGCAGGAAACAATCTGGGTTCACAGTCTCAGTGGGACTGAAGGAGGCATTACAGTAACATTTTATCAGGATAAGCAGTGATTTTTCACATGTACAATTTTTTCTTCCCAGATGCTGGGCAATCCCACTAGTTGTCC
This region includes:
- the TIMM17A gene encoding mitochondrial import inner membrane translocase subunit Tim17-A, producing the protein MEEYAREPCPWRIVDDCGGAFTMGAIGGGIFQAIKGFRNSPVGVNHRLRGSLTAIKTRAPQLGGSFAVWGGLFSMIDCSMVRMRGKEDPWNSITSGALTGAILAARNGPVAMVGSAAMGGILLALIEGAGILLTRFASTQFPNGPQLSEDPSQLQPPPFSDYRQYQ